In Nonomuraea muscovyensis, one genomic interval encodes:
- a CDS encoding NADH-quinone oxidoreductase subunit J, with protein MGEAITFWVLAVVSVGAALGMVFNRKAVYSALMLGSVMLCLAVLYAVQDAPFLAAVQIIVYTGAVMMLFLFTLMLVGVDSSDSLVETLKGQRFWAAIAAVGFATLIVLAVGNAVFAGQTGLATATAQGGYVRSVALLLFTKYVFAFEVTSALLITAALAAMVLAHREQLTEKATQKDLSRARFRGDRPSPLPGPGTYARNNAIDMPALLPDGSVAADSVNRYIARYDVEHDHLPADPKLAEAIQHKAEEESK; from the coding sequence ATGGGTGAGGCCATCACGTTCTGGGTGCTCGCCGTCGTGTCCGTCGGCGCGGCGCTCGGCATGGTCTTCAACCGGAAGGCCGTCTACTCCGCGCTGATGCTCGGCTCCGTGATGCTCTGCCTGGCGGTCCTGTACGCCGTGCAGGACGCGCCGTTCCTGGCCGCGGTGCAGATCATCGTCTACACCGGCGCTGTCATGATGCTCTTCCTGTTCACGCTCATGCTGGTCGGCGTCGACTCGTCCGACTCGCTGGTGGAGACGCTGAAGGGCCAGCGCTTCTGGGCCGCGATCGCCGCCGTCGGCTTCGCCACGCTCATCGTGCTGGCCGTCGGCAACGCCGTCTTCGCCGGTCAGACCGGGCTGGCGACCGCCACGGCGCAGGGCGGCTACGTCCGCTCGGTGGCGCTGCTGCTGTTCACCAAGTACGTGTTCGCGTTCGAGGTAACCTCGGCACTGCTGATCACCGCGGCGCTCGCCGCGATGGTGCTGGCGCACCGCGAGCAGCTCACCGAGAAGGCCACGCAGAAGGACCTGTCCCGGGCCCGCTTCCGCGGTGACCGGCCGTCGCCGCTGCCCGGCCCCGGCACGTACGCCCGCAACAACGCCATCGACATGCCGGCACTGCTGCCCGACGGCTCCGTCGCGGCGGACTCGGTCAACCGCTACATCGCGCGCTACGACGTGGAGCACGACCACCTGCCCGCGGACCCCAAGCTGGCCGAGGCCATCCAGCACAAGGCCGAGGAGGAGTCCAAGTGA
- the nuoK gene encoding NADH-quinone oxidoreductase subunit NuoK: MTTHYLVLSGLLFAIGALGVLIRRNAIVVFMCVELMLNACNLAFVTFARQHGNLEGQIIAFFVMVVAAAEVVVGLAIIVTIFRTRRSASVDDANLLKY, translated from the coding sequence GTGACCACGCACTACCTGGTCCTGTCGGGCCTGCTGTTCGCGATCGGCGCCCTGGGCGTGCTGATCCGGCGCAACGCGATCGTGGTGTTCATGTGCGTCGAGCTCATGCTCAACGCCTGCAACCTCGCGTTCGTCACCTTCGCCCGGCAGCACGGCAACCTCGAAGGCCAGATCATCGCGTTCTTCGTGATGGTGGTGGCGGCCGCCGAGGTCGTGGTCGGCCTGGCCATCATCGTGACGATCTTCCGAACCCGCAGGTCCGCGTCGGTCGACGACGCCAACCTGCTGAAGTACTAA
- the nuoL gene encoding NADH-quinone oxidoreductase subunit L produces MIAFPLLGAAILLVLGRITNRWGHLLGVAMSLASFVVAVLAFFELIGLPDGQRRQAVHLWEFIPGMVDMGLLIDPLSICFALLITGVGSLIHIYSIGYMAHDSDRRRFFAYLNLFVAAMLLLVLADNYVGLFIGWEGVGLASYLLIGFWQFKPSAAVAAKKAFVVNRVGDFGLLVGMFIIWSSFGTFAFADLGAQVGTASQGTVTAIGLLLLLGACGKSAQLPLQSWLLDAMEGPTPVSALIHAATMVTAGVYLVVRSGAFFFEPGSPQALAVAIVGAATLLAGAIIGCAKDDIKKGLAGSTMSQIGYMMLGAGLGPAGYAFAIGHLITHGFFKADMFLGAGSVMHGMNDEVDMRKYGGLRKYMPLTFATFMVGYLAIIGFPLLSGYFTKDGIIETAVHEQPVLGWLAVLGAGITGFYMSRMVFMTFFGEKRWAQDAHPHESPKVMTIPLIVLSIGSIFLGGYLILNGTLMRFLAPAVGAPEAEPGFNPFTTPGLATLALVAVGAGFAWMRYGKAEVPAVAPRGSFLTTFARRDLYGDALNESLFMRPGQWLTRLAVFFDNRGIDGVVNGLAAGIGGTSGRLRRIQTGFARTYALSILIGAALLTGALLLVGNI; encoded by the coding sequence ATGATCGCGTTCCCGTTGCTGGGGGCGGCGATCCTGCTGGTCCTCGGGCGGATCACCAACCGGTGGGGACACCTGCTGGGCGTGGCCATGTCCCTCGCCTCGTTCGTCGTGGCTGTGCTGGCTTTCTTCGAGCTGATCGGCCTGCCCGACGGGCAGCGCCGCCAGGCCGTGCACCTGTGGGAGTTCATCCCCGGCATGGTCGACATGGGGCTGCTGATCGACCCGCTGTCGATCTGCTTCGCGCTGCTGATCACCGGTGTCGGATCGCTGATCCACATCTACTCGATCGGCTACATGGCGCACGACTCCGACCGGCGCCGCTTCTTCGCTTACCTCAACCTGTTCGTCGCCGCGATGCTCCTGCTGGTGCTGGCCGACAACTACGTCGGGCTGTTCATCGGCTGGGAGGGCGTGGGTCTGGCCTCCTACCTGCTGATCGGGTTCTGGCAGTTCAAGCCGTCGGCCGCGGTCGCGGCGAAGAAGGCGTTCGTGGTCAACCGCGTCGGTGACTTCGGGCTGCTGGTCGGCATGTTCATCATCTGGTCGTCGTTCGGCACGTTCGCCTTCGCCGACCTCGGCGCCCAGGTGGGCACCGCCTCCCAGGGCACGGTCACCGCGATCGGCCTGCTGCTGCTCCTCGGCGCGTGCGGCAAGTCGGCGCAGCTCCCGCTGCAGTCGTGGTTGCTCGACGCGATGGAGGGCCCGACCCCGGTCTCGGCCCTCATCCACGCCGCGACCATGGTCACCGCCGGCGTCTACCTGGTGGTCCGCTCCGGCGCGTTCTTCTTCGAGCCGGGCTCGCCGCAGGCGCTCGCCGTCGCGATCGTCGGCGCGGCCACGCTGCTCGCCGGTGCGATCATCGGTTGCGCGAAGGACGACATCAAGAAGGGCCTGGCCGGCTCGACGATGTCGCAGATCGGCTACATGATGCTGGGCGCGGGTCTCGGCCCGGCCGGCTACGCCTTCGCGATCGGCCACCTGATCACGCACGGCTTCTTCAAGGCCGACATGTTCCTCGGCGCCGGCTCGGTCATGCACGGCATGAACGACGAGGTGGACATGCGCAAGTACGGCGGCCTGCGTAAGTACATGCCGCTGACCTTCGCCACGTTCATGGTCGGCTACCTGGCGATCATCGGATTCCCGCTGCTGTCCGGTTACTTCACCAAGGACGGCATCATCGAGACCGCGGTCCACGAGCAGCCCGTGCTGGGCTGGCTGGCCGTGCTGGGCGCGGGCATCACCGGCTTCTACATGTCGCGGATGGTCTTCATGACCTTCTTCGGCGAGAAGCGGTGGGCGCAGGACGCGCACCCGCACGAGTCGCCCAAGGTCATGACGATCCCGCTGATCGTCCTGTCGATCGGCTCGATCTTCCTGGGGGGCTACCTCATTCTCAACGGCACGCTGATGAGGTTCCTCGCTCCCGCCGTCGGTGCGCCCGAGGCAGAGCCGGGCTTCAACCCGTTCACGACCCCGGGCCTCGCCACGCTGGCGCTGGTCGCGGTCGGCGCGGGCTTCGCGTGGATGCGGTACGGCAAGGCCGAGGTGCCCGCGGTGGCGCCGCGCGGCTCGTTCCTCACCACGTTCGCCCGGCGTGACCTGTACGGCGACGCGCTCAACGAGTCGCTGTTCATGCGCCCCGGCCAGTGGCTGACCCGCCTCGCGGTGTTCTTCGACAACCGCGGCATCGACGGGGTGGTCAACGGGCTGGCCGCGGGCATCGGCGGGACCTCCGGCCGCCTGCGGCGGATCCAGACGGGCTTCGCCAGAACGTACGCGCTGTCCATCCTGATCGGTGCCGCCCTGCTGACCGGCGCCCTGCTCCTCGTTGGGAACATCTGA
- a CDS encoding NADH-quinone oxidoreductase subunit M has protein sequence MSSLWLPIIMAVPVLGAVVVALLPKGSDKLAKQVTLAVSLVVLALTLVMAFQFPSARGERFKFEKSYDWIPSFGVHFGVGVDGIALVLIALSAVLVPIVVLASWHDADGVRTADGTLITPKRSVKTYFSLLLVLEAMMIGVFAATDIFLFYVFFEAMLIPMYFMIGSYGGAQRSYAAVKFLLYSLFGGLLMLVAVIGLYVVAGKGTFMFPELVGAIQDPATQKWLFAGFFIAFAIKAPLWPVHTWLPDAAAQAPAGAAVLLVGVLDKVGTFGMLRFCLELFPEAAKAFTMPIVVLAVISIIYGAIVAIGQTDMKRLIAYTSISHFGFIVMGVFAMSQVSQAGATLYMVNHGFATGALFLAAGFLIARRGSPHIADYGGVQKVAPLLAGYFLIAGLAGLSLPGLSSFVSEFMVMVGTYSSPAFGSGALTVAAIVSAVAVILAAVYILWMVQRALNGPTAEPVKAFKDLNVREVVVLAPLVALIIGFGFFPKPLLDVINPAVTQTLVNVKVDNPAIAEKGAGQ, from the coding sequence ATGTCGTCACTCTGGCTCCCAATCATCATGGCGGTGCCCGTGCTGGGCGCCGTCGTGGTGGCGCTGCTGCCCAAGGGCAGTGACAAGCTGGCCAAGCAGGTCACGCTGGCGGTCTCGCTGGTCGTGCTCGCGCTGACGCTGGTCATGGCGTTCCAGTTCCCGTCGGCGCGCGGCGAGCGGTTCAAGTTCGAGAAGAGCTACGACTGGATCCCCAGCTTCGGCGTGCACTTCGGGGTCGGCGTCGACGGCATCGCGCTGGTGCTCATCGCCCTGTCGGCGGTGCTCGTGCCGATCGTGGTGCTGGCCTCCTGGCACGACGCCGACGGCGTCCGCACCGCCGACGGCACGCTCATCACGCCGAAGCGCTCGGTCAAGACGTACTTCTCGCTGCTGCTCGTGCTGGAAGCGATGATGATCGGCGTCTTCGCGGCGACCGACATCTTCCTGTTCTACGTCTTCTTCGAAGCCATGCTGATCCCGATGTACTTCATGATCGGGTCGTACGGCGGCGCCCAGCGGTCCTACGCGGCCGTCAAGTTCCTGCTGTACTCCCTGTTCGGCGGCCTGCTCATGCTGGTCGCGGTCATCGGGCTGTACGTGGTCGCGGGCAAGGGCACGTTCATGTTCCCCGAGCTCGTCGGGGCGATCCAGGATCCGGCCACGCAGAAGTGGCTGTTCGCCGGCTTCTTCATCGCGTTCGCCATCAAGGCGCCGCTGTGGCCGGTGCACACCTGGCTGCCCGACGCGGCCGCCCAGGCGCCGGCCGGCGCCGCGGTGCTGCTCGTGGGCGTGCTCGACAAGGTGGGCACGTTCGGGATGCTCCGCTTCTGCCTGGAGCTGTTCCCGGAGGCCGCCAAGGCGTTCACGATGCCGATCGTGGTGCTCGCGGTCATCAGCATCATCTACGGCGCGATCGTGGCCATCGGGCAGACCGACATGAAGCGCCTGATCGCCTACACGTCGATCTCGCACTTCGGCTTCATCGTGATGGGCGTGTTCGCCATGTCGCAGGTCTCCCAGGCCGGCGCGACGCTCTACATGGTCAACCACGGCTTCGCCACCGGCGCGCTGTTCCTGGCCGCCGGGTTCCTCATCGCCCGGCGCGGCTCGCCGCACATCGCCGACTACGGCGGTGTGCAGAAGGTCGCCCCGCTGCTCGCGGGCTACTTCCTGATCGCCGGTCTGGCCGGTCTGTCGCTGCCCGGCCTGTCGTCGTTCGTCAGCGAGTTCATGGTCATGGTCGGCACGTACTCCAGCCCGGCTTTCGGCTCCGGCGCGCTGACGGTCGCGGCGATCGTGTCGGCGGTGGCGGTGATCCTGGCCGCCGTCTACATCCTGTGGATGGTGCAGCGGGCGCTGAACGGGCCGACCGCCGAGCCGGTCAAGGCCTTCAAGGACCTGAACGTGCGCGAGGTCGTCGTGCTCGCGCCGCTGGTCGCCCTGATCATCGGCTTCGGGTTCTTCCCCAAGCCGCTGCTCGACGTGATCAACCCCGCGGTGACCCAGACGCTGGTCAACGTGAAAGTGGACAACCCGGCTATCGCTGAGAAGGGGGCCGGCCAGTGA
- the nuoN gene encoding NADH-quinone oxidoreductase subunit NuoN — MNGVIEAPTIEYGVLAPLLLVFGAAVLGVLVEAFAPRYLRKAIHMPLTLLSLLGAFALTIVTVVKGDLPTTAAAMGAVAIDGPALFIWGVVLILSAVCVLMINDEGHFVASAAAVPGSSEEEQAEAAGSEHTEVYPLVLFAVGGMMLFPASNDLLTMFVALEVMSLPLYLLCGLARRRRLLSQEASMKYFLLGAFSSAFFLYGAAMVYGFAGTVSLPGISKALGTSGLLDPLLMIGLSLLGVGLLFKIGAAPFQAWKPDVYQGAPTPVTALMASGTLVAAVGAVLRVFWVGLGNLDWNWRPVMWAVAALTMIIGSVLAITQTDIKRMLAYSSIAHAGFLLIGVMATFDKAEQNVGSLSAILFYLLVYSLTTVGAFAVVTMVRDPGGEAWHLSRWAGLGKRSPILAGVFAFFLLAFAGIPLTSGFFGKYAVFTAALGSGMETGDSLGGWMTGLVVLGVVASAVAAFFYVRVIVLMFFSEPAADGPTIAVPSMGTVAVITVALLVTVGVGLFPQPVLDLANQAASGLFIR, encoded by the coding sequence GTGAACGGTGTCATAGAGGCGCCGACGATCGAGTACGGCGTGCTCGCGCCGTTGCTGCTGGTGTTCGGCGCGGCCGTGCTCGGCGTGCTGGTGGAGGCGTTCGCGCCGCGCTACCTGCGCAAGGCCATCCACATGCCGCTCACGCTGCTGTCGCTGCTGGGCGCGTTCGCGCTGACGATCGTCACGGTCGTCAAGGGCGACCTGCCCACGACCGCCGCGGCGATGGGCGCGGTCGCGATCGACGGGCCCGCCCTGTTCATCTGGGGCGTCGTGCTCATCCTGTCGGCCGTGTGCGTGCTGATGATCAATGACGAGGGTCACTTCGTCGCCTCGGCCGCCGCCGTCCCCGGCAGCTCCGAGGAGGAGCAGGCCGAGGCGGCCGGCAGCGAGCACACCGAGGTCTACCCGCTGGTCCTGTTCGCGGTGGGCGGCATGATGCTGTTCCCCGCCTCCAACGACCTGCTGACGATGTTCGTCGCGCTCGAGGTCATGTCGCTGCCGCTGTACCTGCTGTGCGGCCTGGCCCGGCGTCGCCGCCTGCTGTCGCAGGAGGCGTCGATGAAGTACTTCCTGCTCGGCGCGTTCTCCTCGGCGTTCTTCCTGTACGGCGCGGCGATGGTCTACGGCTTCGCCGGCACCGTGTCCCTGCCGGGCATCAGCAAGGCCCTGGGCACCAGCGGCCTGCTGGACCCGCTGCTGATGATCGGCCTCTCGCTGCTCGGCGTCGGGCTGCTGTTCAAGATCGGCGCCGCGCCGTTCCAGGCGTGGAAGCCGGACGTCTACCAGGGCGCTCCGACGCCCGTCACCGCGCTGATGGCCTCCGGCACGCTGGTCGCGGCCGTGGGCGCCGTGCTGCGGGTGTTCTGGGTCGGCCTGGGCAACCTCGACTGGAACTGGCGGCCGGTCATGTGGGCCGTGGCGGCCCTGACCATGATCATCGGCTCGGTGCTGGCGATCACGCAGACCGACATCAAGCGGATGCTCGCCTACTCGTCCATCGCGCACGCGGGCTTCCTGCTCATCGGCGTCATGGCCACGTTCGACAAGGCCGAGCAGAACGTCGGCTCGCTGTCGGCCATCCTGTTCTACCTGCTGGTCTACAGCCTGACGACCGTGGGCGCGTTCGCGGTGGTGACGATGGTGCGCGATCCCGGAGGCGAGGCCTGGCACCTGTCCCGCTGGGCCGGGCTGGGCAAGCGGTCGCCGATCCTCGCGGGTGTCTTCGCGTTCTTCCTGCTCGCCTTCGCCGGCATCCCGCTGACGAGCGGCTTCTTCGGCAAGTACGCCGTCTTCACGGCGGCGCTGGGCAGCGGCATGGAGACCGGCGACTCGCTGGGCGGCTGGATGACCGGGCTGGTCGTGCTGGGCGTGGTCGCCTCGGCCGTCGCCGCGTTCTTCTACGTCCGCGTCATCGTGCTGATGTTCTTCAGCGAGCCCGCGGCCGACGGGCCGACGATCGCCGTGCCCAGTATGGGCACCGTGGCCGTCATCACCGTCGCCCTGCTGGTTACGGTAGGGGTGGGGCTGTTCCCGCAGCCCGTGCTCGACCTGGCCAACCAGGCCGCCTCCGGCCTGTTCATCCGATAG
- a CDS encoding polyprenyl synthetase family protein encodes MSAPPVVDLPIEDERLAQDVSTGLAAVEKLLRSSVESEDAFVTEASKHLIEAGGKRFRTLMVLLAAQFGDPSAPGVVPGAVVIELTHLGSLYHDDVMDEARVRRGSPSANARWDNTVAILTGDYLFAQASDILADLGPELIRIQAQTFSRLVQGQIRETIGPKGDDDAVAHYISVLADKTGSLIAASGRFGALLSGAPADVEERLSRACEAIGVAWQLGDDLLDVASDSTESGKTPGTDLREGIRTLPVLYVLASDGSSRLGELLAGPVADEDVEEALRLLRAHPAMDQARAELTAWVDRARADLTGLPDIPAKDAFLALCDYVVERSG; translated from the coding sequence ATGTCTGCGCCTCCCGTTGTTGACCTTCCGATCGAGGACGAGCGGTTGGCGCAGGACGTGTCCACCGGACTGGCCGCGGTCGAGAAGCTGTTGCGCTCGTCGGTGGAGAGCGAGGACGCCTTCGTCACGGAGGCGTCCAAGCACCTCATCGAGGCGGGCGGCAAGAGGTTCCGCACGCTGATGGTGCTGCTGGCCGCGCAGTTCGGCGACCCGTCCGCGCCGGGCGTCGTGCCCGGCGCCGTGGTCATCGAGCTGACCCACCTCGGGTCGCTCTACCACGACGACGTCATGGACGAGGCCCGCGTACGCCGCGGGTCGCCGTCCGCCAACGCCCGGTGGGACAACACCGTGGCCATCCTGACCGGCGACTACCTGTTCGCCCAGGCCTCCGACATCCTGGCCGACCTCGGGCCGGAGCTGATCCGCATCCAGGCCCAGACGTTCTCCCGGCTGGTGCAGGGGCAGATCCGCGAGACGATCGGGCCGAAGGGCGACGACGACGCGGTCGCCCACTACATCAGCGTGCTGGCCGACAAGACGGGCTCCCTGATCGCCGCCTCCGGCCGTTTCGGCGCGTTGCTGTCCGGGGCTCCGGCCGACGTCGAGGAGCGGCTCAGCAGGGCGTGCGAGGCCATCGGCGTGGCCTGGCAGCTCGGTGACGACCTGCTCGACGTGGCGTCCGACTCCACCGAGTCGGGCAAGACGCCCGGCACCGACCTGCGCGAGGGCATCCGCACCCTGCCCGTGCTGTACGTGCTGGCCTCAGACGGCTCCTCGCGGCTCGGGGAGCTGCTGGCGGGCCCCGTGGCCGACGAGGACGTCGAGGAGGCTCTGCGGTTGCTCAGGGCGCATCCGGCGATGGACCAGGCGCGGGCGGAGCTCACGGCGTGGGTCGACCGGGCCCGTGCCGACCTGACCGGCCTGCCCGACATCCCGGCCAAGGACGCCTTCCTGGCGCTGTGCGACTACGTGGTCGAGCGCTCGGGCTGA
- the rarD gene encoding EamA family transporter RarD produces MPDLRRGVLFGVAAYTMWGLFPLYWPLLKPSDAVEILAHRIVWSLLAVVAVLAVRRHWSWIKGLLRQPRKLGLLALAAAIITANWGVYIYAVNSNHVVESALGYFINPLVSVLFGVVLLRERLRPLQWAAVGFGTLAVLVLTFDYGRLPWIALTLAVSFGVYGLVKKQANVGAAESLTVETLVLLAPAAAYLVYLEAAGEATFGHTTTGHALLLVGAGVITAVPLLCFTAAAIRVPLSTIGLLQYIAPVLQFMCGVLVAKETMPASRWIGFSIVWLALAIFTYDSIRAARANARDRREALALQDQPERSTT; encoded by the coding sequence ATGCCTGACCTTCGGCGTGGTGTGTTGTTCGGTGTGGCCGCCTACACGATGTGGGGGTTGTTCCCCCTCTACTGGCCGCTGCTCAAGCCGTCCGACGCCGTCGAGATCCTGGCCCACCGGATCGTGTGGTCGCTCCTGGCGGTCGTCGCCGTGCTCGCCGTGCGCAGGCACTGGTCGTGGATCAAGGGGCTGCTCCGGCAGCCCCGGAAGCTGGGGCTCCTGGCGCTGGCCGCGGCGATCATCACCGCCAACTGGGGCGTCTACATCTACGCCGTCAACAGCAACCACGTCGTCGAGAGCGCCCTCGGCTACTTCATCAACCCGCTGGTGAGCGTGCTGTTCGGGGTGGTACTGCTGCGGGAGCGGCTGCGGCCGCTGCAGTGGGCGGCGGTCGGGTTCGGCACCCTGGCGGTGCTGGTGCTCACCTTCGACTACGGCCGCCTGCCCTGGATCGCGCTGACGCTCGCGGTCTCGTTCGGCGTGTACGGGCTGGTGAAGAAGCAGGCGAACGTGGGCGCGGCCGAGAGCCTCACCGTGGAGACGCTGGTGCTGCTGGCCCCCGCCGCCGCCTACCTCGTCTACCTGGAGGCGGCGGGCGAGGCCACGTTCGGGCACACGACCACGGGGCACGCGCTGCTCCTGGTCGGCGCGGGAGTGATCACCGCGGTGCCGCTGCTGTGCTTCACCGCGGCCGCCATCAGGGTGCCGCTGAGCACCATCGGGTTGCTGCAGTACATCGCGCCGGTCCTGCAGTTCATGTGCGGGGTGCTCGTCGCGAAGGAGACCATGCCGGCCAGCCGCTGGATCGGCTTCTCGATCGTGTGGCTGGCTCTGGCGATCTTCACCTACGACAGCATCCGCGCGGCGCGGGCGAACGCCCGGGACCGCAGGGAGGCCCTGGCCCTCCAGGATCAGCCCGAGCGCTCGACCACGTAG
- the msrA gene encoding peptide-methionine (S)-S-oxide reductase MsrA, which produces MSWRFSSGFGDRTAMVRAEEALPGRDAGMPVPARHPVLDAPLAPPYPTGTEIADFGLGCFWGAERTFWQTPGVVSTAVGYQGGHTPNPTYEEVCSGRTGHTEAVRVVYDPARISYEELLKVFWEAHDPTQGMRQGNDVGTQYRSALYYHSPEQQKAAEASRDAYQQVLTAAGYGAITTELAPASPFYYAEEYHQQYLFKVPNGYCGIGGTGVACPVGLTSGEA; this is translated from the coding sequence ATGAGCTGGCGGTTCAGCAGCGGTTTCGGCGACAGAACGGCGATGGTCCGTGCGGAGGAGGCCCTCCCCGGACGCGACGCGGGCATGCCGGTGCCCGCCCGGCACCCGGTCCTCGACGCCCCCCTCGCCCCGCCGTACCCCACCGGCACCGAGATCGCCGACTTCGGCCTGGGCTGTTTCTGGGGCGCCGAGCGCACGTTCTGGCAGACTCCCGGCGTCGTCAGCACCGCCGTCGGCTACCAGGGTGGCCACACGCCCAACCCCACCTACGAGGAGGTCTGCAGCGGCCGGACCGGCCACACGGAGGCCGTCAGAGTCGTCTACGACCCCGCCCGGATCTCGTACGAGGAGCTCCTGAAGGTCTTCTGGGAGGCCCACGACCCCACCCAGGGCATGCGCCAGGGCAACGACGTCGGCACCCAGTACCGCTCGGCCCTCTACTACCACTCCCCGGAGCAGCAGAAGGCGGCCGAGGCGTCCCGCGACGCCTACCAGCAGGTCCTCACGGCAGCCGGCTACGGCGCCATCACCACCGAACTCGCCCCCGCGAGCCCGTTCTACTATGCCGAGGAGTATCACCAGCAATATCTTTTTAAAGTGCCGAACGGCTACTGCGGCATCGGCGGGACCGGAGTCGCGTGTCCAGTGGGTCTGACGTCTGGCGAGGCGTGA
- a CDS encoding type II toxin-antitoxin system prevent-host-death family antitoxin gives MTVLHDATELSVTEAAQRGVARLVADAEQGADLVVTRRHQPVAAVVSIRRLNELEEAAADLRDLALVLARSVTDTGERVSLDEVLAAFGHTRESLSAIPDDE, from the coding sequence ATGACTGTTCTGCACGACGCTACTGAGCTGAGCGTCACAGAGGCGGCCCAGCGAGGCGTTGCCCGCCTGGTGGCTGATGCGGAGCAGGGGGCCGATCTGGTGGTCACCCGTCGGCATCAGCCAGTGGCGGCCGTGGTGAGCATTCGCCGGCTCAATGAGTTGGAGGAAGCGGCGGCTGATCTGCGTGATCTGGCGCTTGTGCTCGCCCGGTCAGTCACGGACACGGGGGAGCGGGTCTCGCTCGATGAGGTGCTTGCCGCTTTCGGGCATACTCGCGAATCGCTGTCCGCCATCCCGGACGATGAGTGA
- a CDS encoding type II toxin-antitoxin system RelE family toxin: MSDVVFTASAVDDLRRIGPDAVPKVLKKILLLLDNPEAGYPLGEELTGFRKLVVGRNTWRVVYRITEDKSVEICEVWAVGERADAEVYAEATARVREAGAGRPEIIQLGQVIERLGKLADHIRVEKAPPREPVPDWLADRLIYTVGMAREDVAALDLQEAVDTWAEYRSKPH; the protein is encoded by the coding sequence GTGTCCGACGTCGTCTTCACGGCGTCGGCGGTCGACGATCTCCGGCGCATTGGCCCAGACGCGGTGCCCAAGGTGCTCAAGAAGATCCTTCTCCTGCTGGACAACCCTGAGGCTGGTTACCCGCTCGGCGAGGAACTGACCGGTTTCCGGAAGCTGGTGGTCGGTCGCAACACCTGGCGTGTCGTCTACCGCATCACCGAGGACAAGTCGGTGGAGATCTGCGAGGTGTGGGCTGTCGGTGAGCGGGCCGACGCGGAAGTGTACGCGGAGGCGACGGCGAGGGTTCGCGAGGCGGGTGCTGGCCGTCCCGAGATCATCCAGCTCGGCCAGGTGATCGAGCGCCTTGGCAAGCTTGCCGATCACATTCGGGTGGAGAAAGCACCCCCTAGAGAACCGGTTCCAGATTGGCTCGCGGACCGGTTGATCTACACGGTCGGGATGGCGCGTGAGGACGTTGCCGCTCTTGATCTTCAAGAGGCGGTCGACACGTGGGCTGAGTACCGGTCCAAGCCTCATTAG